GGGCTCCTGGTTTAACCAAACTTCGAGCTTTAGGGCGGTAGAAGTTGGGGAATGGTTAGGAGAGCTACCAAACACGGCCAAATGAATTGTACAAGCCAAAGGTCATCACAAAAGGAAGCTTAATTTCCAAAACAGGCTGAGAATCGCGTCAACTCCACACAATCTTCATTTTAAAGCCTTTGTGTTGAGAAATTAGCTATACAGCGCCGTAATTCCCTAAGCGAAACACCTGGCCCTGGAAATATCTGAGTTAAGATTTACGGTTACCGCTTTGCCAGGCTAGGCTTCTTACTTTTCGAGAATTTCTTACTTTGCTTTATAGAGAAGGGTCAATCTGGCCCAGTTGAGAGCCTTTTGCTCCAGCTTGCCTAACTTCTTTTCTCCATCAAGTAATCCAACCACCTGCGCGGCCTGACCTTCAATCGCCAAAGCCTGAGTGTAGCGCTCCCGAATCTTATTACGAGAAACATCGTCGCGGCAGCGCCACGACTGCCAGCTCCAGATTTTTTCAAAGTAGCCCTGCATATTTTTGTAGTCTTTTTTCTGCCTTAGCTGATCTGCCAAGAAAACCACATAGGACTGAAACTTACAGCTCGGCTGCCGGTTGACTTGAACAAGTAGGTCTCTGACCACTTTCAAGGCTTCTTCATCTTTAGATACGCTGGCACCGCGATAAGCGCCAAAATAAGAAACATAAGCTGAGTGCGCTCTATCACTGGCACCTTGAAAGAGTTCCTTGGCCTGGCTGGTCCGCAGCACCTCTAAAAGCTGAGCCGCAGATGGCCGACCTTGAAGTACCTTCGGGTCTGCCATAGCCGTAAGCACATAATGTGCAACTGCTCCATAAAGCTCCCTGGAGCCCGCTGCACGCTTTGGCAAATGCGCTGCCATGGAAGCTACCGTGTTTGCCGTACACTCCGGACACTCAATCACCTGAGACAAATACGCACGCACCTCCCCAAGCAATGATTTGAGGGTACGCGGTGTAAAGCCTCCAAATACCAGTTTGCCCTCTTCCGTAAGAACAGGTTCATCAACTGCGTCGGCCAAATGACGCGCTTCGTGAATCGCTACGCCATAAGTTAAGTCCAGCAGGAACTTACCCTCGGCTACTTGATTTTCCGCATCCAAGTAACCCTCGGCCATCCAAGCCCCAAGGGTCTGCATAAGCTCTGCCGACGCTGAACCCTCATTGGGTATCCAGTAGATAGGTGGATTGAGTTTGAGACCCTCCAAAGTTTGCGGTGTCGTACGACGCATGCTTTCTAAAATAAGCCACCCTTCCATCCGCTCCATATAAGCCACACCATGCGCACTCGATCCGGTGCTCAAATTATCGAGCCGGTCCATAACCAATAAGTTAGCGGTCCCGCCGGTGGTATCCACACCAAGCTTACCAAGCTCTTGCTGAATGCCGGGCAGATAACGAAGCTTACGACGGCCCTGCTTTTCAGCCCAAGAAAGTCCGGCATCAATGCGCACCGGCAGATTCGCCGCTTGTAAATAACGGTTCACCAACTCAAATTGATGGCGAATCAATTCAAAGGATTCAATCTCAAATGGCATAAGCTCCGTGAGACCACGCATCAGTTCTTGCAGCGTTGGGTCAAAAGAGAAGCGGCCAACAAAGCCGTCGGCATACGCTCGGTCAAACGTAGCATCAGAGTTGCGCGCCTTTTGCTCCACCAGAAACATCTCTACCCAAGGCTTATTGAACACCTCTAACGTTTGCTCAGAAGTCTCTTGAGTGGCCGGATTAACCTCACCGGGAAACGAATAGACCTCGCCTACAAAAGGCACATAGCGGCCTTCCAATATCATGGGGAAATTCTCACGCTGGCTGTAAAGAAGTACACTGACCACCAAAACCAGTAGGCCGATATAGAGCCCCTTTAAATCCCGCTTTGGCAGCTCAATGGGTTCGAAGTCGTCGATACTCAATATCTTATCTCCATCGTGTAGGAAATCCTGAAAACAACTCTTGCACTTTAAGGCTCGTTTTTGCGCCTAACTAATCCTGCTGAGGATGATTCTAATAAGCACATAGACATGCATCCCAGTGTTAATCACTCAATCAAAGCAATTATTTGCGAAATCATCGACCAGCTGGTTTTTAGGGCATCGCTTGATTGACGTCGTTTGACAATGGTTAATCGTGGGGTTGATAAGCCTCTACTCTGAAAACAAACTGGTGTGCCAAGTAAATAGAAACGCGACGAACCTGCCCCGGCGCCCTTGTTCTTACTGACAAATACCTGGAGGCATCGAGTCAAAACCTGTGGGATTGAATATCAAGCAGCTTCGCCCCGGTTCACAATCGGCAGCTGTATTGCACCACCAAGGAGCACAATGCCCTCCCACCAAAGGCTGAATCACGCCACTTGAAGTGACGATGCACTTCATTTGCAAATTGTAAGATTCTGCTCCGGAGCCGGGAAAAAGCAACGGACAATCAGAATTCGTATCGCAATATCGGTTGCAATAAGGGGCCAAGAGAAATTGACCATCTGGATGATAGTAAGTGCCGTCACAAATTTGTGTTGTACAATCCGCCGCCTGAGAACAGTAGTCACCTGCCTGAGAAATCGCGGTCTCAGGCTGATAGCTACAGGTTCTTAGTCCGTGACCTAAAATCGTATCCGCGCTGTAAATTGCACCCGCGCAGCGCTGACCCACTCCGCAGTCATAATCAGAACCACAAATTTTTGAACAGTAGTAGTTACCGTTGGCATAGGGCTGACCACAAGCTCCATTTTGACATTGAGAAGCAGCAGAGCACGATTCACCCGGCGCCTGCAAAGTAGGGTTTCGAGGCATGCAAAGGCCAGACGCGGCTTCCTGACCCAGATGCTGAGGCGTCAAAATCGTTGCCCGGCACACAGTGTCCCCAAAGCAATCGGCATCTCGTACACAAACCTCGCGGCAAGCCCCTTCAAAGCACGTTGCAGATGCACATTGAGAATCAGAGGCGCAAGCTTGCCCAGGCTCGAGAAGTGCTTGTCCCAAAGTTGGCGCGCAAAAATGTACATTGATAGAGCGCCGGGAAATATAACAGGCCTGCCCTGCTCCACAATCTGAAGTGGTTCTGCACACATCCATACAAAGCTCGCGGCTTCCGACGGGCTGATCGGAATGAGGGTAAGTCTCACAAATGCGGGCTCCATGGGCCTCAGGCATCGCCGAGTTACAAACATCCGTGCTCAAGTAATTCGACGGCTCCCCGCAATCAGACATAGGACAGGAGGCATCAAATCTATCTGGCTCTCCGTCACAATCGTTATCCAGGCCATCGTCACAGAGCGCCCCCGTTTCATCATCGGCCGTTGCCGTACAGTCCTCGGACGCACCAGAATCACTTGGGTCCGATTGCTCTGAATCAGCAGGGTCACTTTCGTCTCCAACCTCCGTTGGATCACCTGGCTCTGAACCTTCAGGTTCTACCTCTGGCTGCTCGCTCGACGAACAAATCCCACCCTGCAAACAAGTATCTCCAAGTGGGCAATGCTCATCGAGTAAACACTCCACACACTCGCCCTGGCTCAAATCGCAGTACTCTGGGCTTGGACAGTCTGCGGCGCTGGTACAACCTGTGGGAACAGGATCTGAAGATGGTCCTGAAGTTGGCTCACATCTTCCCTCCAGGCACTCATGACTCAAGGGGCATTCACTGCTGTCTAGGCATCCACTGCCCGCAGGTGTGGTGCAAATCGCTTGGCTGCAGATCTGGCCATCGCCGCAGTCCGCATCTGCGTAGCAGTTACCAAGCTGCCCTGTTGGCCGTCCACAGCCGACGACCGAGAGAGCAAAGAGTAAGAGCCCTAACTTGACCCTATTTTTGTGATGCGTGCGGCAACTAAAGTGACCTAGTCCCAAGCGCAGACCACTGCTTAATAGATGAATCATAATATCCCCATGTGCCGATACCAGATGCGCACTGGTATCTTCCTAGCAGACCACTCGCTGCCAGAGCATTTAACAACTTACAAGGGTAGAACTGCACTAAACATGACTAATTTAATCATCTTTGTACAAATGTATGGTTTCCCGAACAATATCGGGGTGCCCTGCGACTTGGTCTCAAAATGGTCAGAACCCATGAAATACCTCAAACGCTGCCCTGCTTGCGGCGCCCGACGCATCTTAGTAGTTTATACCTATGAGCATCACCGAAACATTCTATACCCAGATGCCATGCTTCACCGAGTTCAGTAAGAGCTTTGACGCCTCTAATTATCACGCGGCTCCCAGGAATTGGTGGGTCATCATCACCGATGTTAAAGGTTCTACAAAAGCCATAGAAAACGGACGCTACCAAGATGTAAATACCATCGGCGCCGCCACCATTGCTTCACTGCAAAATGTGATGGCCCAAGAAGCCTTCCCTTTTGCCTTTGGTGGTGATGGGGCAACAGCCATTATCCCCGACTATAAAAAACAAGAAGCCGAGAACGAACTCTGCGCTTTGCGCACTTTGGCTGAGTCTAATTTCGGCCTGGGGCTTCGTGTTGGCATGGTCTCTGTAGCAGAGCTTGAAGACGAGGGCTTGCCCGTACTTGTTGGCAAATACGAACTGCAAAGCCGGTACCCCATGGCCGTCTTTCGCGGGGGTGCACTCACCAGAGCCGAAGCAAAAGTCAAAGAGAGTGAAGAAAAATATGGTGTTGCATGCCATGGTAACAACGCAACAGACCTCAGCAAGCTCTCGTGCAGATGGCAGCCACTGAAGTCTCAAAACGGGAAAATAATCACGCTACTGGTGCAGGCTCTTCACAAAGACAAAGTGGCGACCTACTTGCAGTTCACGAAGAAACTTGAAGCGATTATGGGCGGAAACCTTGAAACCGCCAATCCAGTAAACCCCGAAAAAATGAGGTATCGGTCACTCAGTAAGATGCTCACGGCAGAGAAGAGATTCCAGCGCAGCTTCCTCTCCTTACTGGGGCGAATGGCCACCATCGTGATGGCCTGGATGATATTCGCAACCAACCTCTTCAAGCTTATTCCCAGCATGAGACGCTACATGGATGAAAACCCATCGCACAGTGATTACAAAAAATTTGATGAGATGCTTCGCATGGTACTCGACTGCTCTCAGTTTCAGATAAACGCCATCGAGAAGCTATGCGAAGAGCAATTCGCCAAAGGCACTATTCACTATGGCATTCATTGCTCTCACGAGGCCCTGATGACCTGTTATGTGCCGACCATGAATGCCGGTGAACATATTCACTTCATTGACGGCGGCGATGGAGGCTATGCAATGGCCGCCAAGCAGCTCAAAGCACAAGCTAAAGTATAATGGGCTCCTCGCCCACGAAACCCTGAAAATGTCGCCTTAGACTCTTATCCACTCGCGGCCTTCTGCTGCCGTTGCCTGCACTGAAATCGCCCTCTGGCTCTGAGGGTTGAACTTGAACCGGGTTCCCCAGAGGTTTCCGCGTAGCACATCCCCTTCTCGCTTCAAGCGCAACCGCACCATCACCTGCCCTTGCACAGACTTTGCCTGAATTTTATTAAATCCAAGTTGAAGAAGATGTTGTTGTCCGTAGTCTCGCCGCGCCAAAAGGAGATTACCTAGCCAAATTTTTCCAAGGTACCGCTGAGTTCCGCCCGCTATTTTACAAGATCCCCAGACCCAGGGGCCAAATTGCTTAAGCTCTACCAGTCTGTCTCGGTCACGCCATTGGCCTGCAACTGGTGAAAGAAATCCTCCCGCCATCCAAGCAACCCCAGCAAGACCGCCCGCAATCCAAATCACCGATGCCAAATCAAACTGGCTCATGGCTTCCTATCTCCTGATTTCTATCCTCGAAGACTCAAGGCCACCTTAGGCCGGAATGCCGGTACATGACAATTGTAAGGGCAACAGCTCAAATCGTTCCAATTGAATAGTCCCGTCTATCGTTCTATACATCGACCGGCTCAAAGGAGGAGCATCAATGAATACCCCAGCCCACCTACTTACTGCACTACTCTTCACTCTGGCTGGATGCCAAGCTGATACTCAGTCAATCGCACATCCCCCACAGAATGAAGAACCTGCGGCCCTGGAAGCAGCAGAGCCCCGTAAAGAGCCGGCAACCAAGACGGCAAGCCATCCAAGCATCACAGAATCCGATGGCAAATCAATGGACAATCATTGGCTGGTCATCCTGGGTGCCATGGACGACCAAGGCGCGCTTCCCAAAGGCTGGGACAACACATCAGCCAAGCTCGCGAAGCAAGGCATTAAGCCTATGGCAACTTGGTCATCGTACTTCAAAGGTCTGATGCCCTGCTGGCACATTTTAGTCGGCGGCAGCTTCGCAACCAAACAAGAAGCTAAGCTGCTCACCCAAAAACTCAAGAAAGCCGGCATCAACAACTACTTTAAGCATGCGGGAAAATTCGTGGGTATAGACCCGCGTGTGGAGCAAGCCTGTAAGCGTCAAGCCACCTTTATGGATCGGGCACTTCCTTTCTTTCCCGTGGTTCAATGGGACAACCGGGCACTCATCCCGGTAGCAGCCGGGGAAGCTATCGTAGAGCGCGCACTGGTCAAGGCCGGGCCTCAGAGGGCTGTGGATGGTAATCGCCAAGTGTGGCTTAGCAACC
This genomic stretch from Deltaproteobacteria bacterium harbors:
- a CDS encoding DUF3095 domain-containing protein, which gives rise to MSITETFYTQMPCFTEFSKSFDASNYHAAPRNWWVIITDVKGSTKAIENGRYQDVNTIGAATIASLQNVMAQEAFPFAFGGDGATAIIPDYKKQEAENELCALRTLAESNFGLGLRVGMVSVAELEDEGLPVLVGKYELQSRYPMAVFRGGALTRAEAKVKESEEKYGVACHGNNATDLSKLSCRWQPLKSQNGKIITLLVQALHKDKVATYLQFTKKLEAIMGGNLETANPVNPEKMRYRSLSKMLTAEKRFQRSFLSLLGRMATIVMAWMIFATNLFKLIPSMRRYMDENPSHSDYKKFDEMLRMVLDCSQFQINAIEKLCEEQFAKGTIHYGIHCSHEALMTCYVPTMNAGEHIHFIDGGDGGYAMAAKQLKAQAKV